A window of the Natrinema salifodinae genome harbors these coding sequences:
- a CDS encoding zinc-dependent alcohol dehydrogenase family protein, translating into MKAYEVQEATSDYEGVVRTDRDRPEPAADEALVRIRAASLNYRDLAIANDDLAYPGASLPVVPLSDGAGEVVAVGDRVDRLSEGDRVATPFAPDWIDGEGTPEKIARTAGGNIDGALAEYVTFPAASLPILPDHFSYEQGATLSCAGLTAWRALVEDGDLTAGETVLALGTGGVSTFALQFATVQGAEVVVTSSSDEKLERARELGAAETINYEENPDWGETVRELTGGGVDHVVEVGGPGTLERSLAAAGVNGHVHLIGVLAGQDGLVHPGPMLHKSLTVEGVMGVGSRAMFDRMNRAMEATELEPVIDRVFDFDEVREAYRYLEAGEHQGKVVVSLD; encoded by the coding sequence ATGAAAGCCTACGAAGTTCAGGAAGCCACGAGCGACTACGAGGGTGTCGTCCGGACCGACCGCGACCGTCCCGAGCCGGCCGCCGACGAGGCGCTCGTCCGAATCCGCGCGGCCTCGCTGAACTACCGCGACCTGGCCATCGCGAACGACGACCTCGCCTATCCGGGCGCGTCGCTGCCGGTCGTCCCCCTCTCCGACGGGGCCGGCGAGGTCGTCGCGGTCGGCGACCGGGTCGACCGCCTCTCGGAGGGCGACCGCGTCGCGACCCCCTTCGCCCCCGACTGGATCGACGGCGAGGGCACGCCCGAGAAGATCGCCCGAACCGCCGGCGGAAACATCGACGGCGCGCTCGCCGAGTACGTCACCTTCCCCGCCGCGAGCCTCCCGATTCTCCCCGATCACTTCTCCTACGAACAGGGTGCGACGCTGTCGTGTGCCGGCCTGACCGCCTGGCGAGCCCTCGTCGAGGACGGCGATCTCACCGCCGGCGAGACCGTCCTCGCGCTGGGAACCGGCGGCGTCTCGACGTTCGCGCTCCAGTTCGCGACGGTGCAGGGGGCCGAGGTCGTCGTCACCTCCTCGAGCGACGAGAAGCTCGAGCGCGCCCGCGAGCTCGGCGCCGCGGAGACGATCAACTACGAAGAGAACCCCGACTGGGGCGAGACCGTCCGGGAACTGACCGGCGGCGGGGTCGACCACGTCGTCGAGGTCGGCGGGCCGGGCACGCTCGAGCGTTCGCTGGCGGCCGCCGGGGTCAACGGCCACGTCCACCTCATCGGCGTGCTCGCCGGTCAGGACGGCCTGGTCCATCCGGGCCCGATGTTGCACAAGTCGCTCACCGTCGAGGGCGTGATGGGCGTCGGCAGCCGCGCGATGTTCGACCGGATGAACCGCGCCATGGAAGCCACCGAGCTGGAGCCGGTGATCGACCGCGTCTTCGACTTCGACGAGGTGCGGGAAGCCTACCGGTACCTCGAGGCCGGCGAGCACCAGGGGAAGGTCGTCGTTTCGCTCGACTGA
- a CDS encoding Lrp/AsnC family transcriptional regulator yields the protein MADLDRIDMAILHALQDDARNATTESIGEQVDLAASTVASRINDLEERGIIAGYAPAIDYEKAGFEQRMLLVGTVHASDEDIVAKVSDIENVITVRRLLTDEDDLHVELVTRSQDRAEAVADELHDLGIEITTTSVVVEENNRTFNHLGRKYTNDA from the coding sequence ATGGCGGATCTCGATAGGATCGACATGGCGATCCTCCACGCCCTTCAGGACGACGCCCGGAACGCGACGACCGAATCGATCGGCGAGCAGGTCGATCTCGCCGCGAGCACTGTCGCCTCCCGGATCAACGACCTCGAGGAGCGGGGGATCATCGCGGGATACGCGCCCGCGATCGACTACGAGAAGGCCGGGTTCGAACAGCGGATGCTCCTCGTCGGGACGGTCCACGCGAGCGACGAGGACATCGTCGCAAAGGTGAGCGACATCGAGAACGTCATCACCGTCAGGCGGCTGCTGACCGACGAAGACGACCTCCACGTGGAACTCGTCACCCGATCTCAGGACCGAGCGGAGGCGGTCGCCGACGAACTCCACGACCTCGGCATCGAAATTACGACGACGAGCGTCGTCGTCGAGGAGAACAACCGGACGTTCAACCACCTCGGAAGGAAGTATACGAACGACGCGTGA
- the fen gene encoding flap endonuclease-1 — MGNAALRDIAVIEEIPFADVEGVVAVDAHNWLYRYLTTTVKWTDSSKYTTADGSEVANLVGIVQGLPKFFENDVTPVMVFDGGPSELKTDEIESRREQRRSYEEQLETAREEGDEVAIAQLESRTQRLTPTIQETSRELFRLLDVPIVEAPAEGEAQAAHIVRRGDADYVGSEDYDALLFGAPLTLRQLTSKGDPELMDLDATLEHHDLTLEQLIDAAILIGTDFNEGVSGIGPKTAISAITEHGDLWSALEARGAHIEHGDRVRQLFRDPNVTDDYEFDPTIDPDLAAAREYVTDEWAVDPDEVERGFERIEESVTQTGLDRWT, encoded by the coding sequence ATGGGAAACGCTGCACTTCGGGACATCGCCGTCATCGAGGAGATCCCCTTCGCGGACGTCGAGGGCGTCGTCGCCGTCGACGCGCACAACTGGCTCTACCGGTACCTGACCACGACGGTCAAGTGGACCGATAGCTCGAAGTACACGACCGCGGACGGGTCCGAGGTCGCCAACCTGGTCGGCATCGTCCAGGGGCTGCCGAAGTTCTTCGAGAACGACGTCACGCCGGTGATGGTCTTCGACGGCGGTCCCTCGGAACTGAAGACCGACGAGATCGAGTCCCGCCGGGAGCAACGCCGCAGCTACGAGGAGCAACTCGAGACCGCCCGCGAGGAGGGCGACGAGGTCGCCATCGCGCAACTCGAATCGCGCACGCAGCGGCTGACACCGACGATTCAGGAGACCAGCCGGGAACTGTTCCGACTGCTCGACGTGCCGATCGTCGAGGCGCCGGCCGAGGGGGAGGCCCAGGCCGCCCACATCGTCCGGCGCGGCGACGCCGACTACGTGGGCTCGGAGGACTACGACGCCCTGCTGTTCGGCGCGCCGCTGACGCTGCGCCAGCTGACGAGCAAGGGCGATCCCGAGCTGATGGACCTCGACGCCACGCTCGAGCACCACGACCTCACGCTCGAGCAGCTGATCGACGCGGCGATCCTCATCGGGACGGACTTCAACGAGGGCGTCTCCGGCATCGGTCCCAAAACGGCCATCTCGGCGATCACCGAACACGGCGACCTCTGGAGCGCCCTCGAGGCCCGCGGCGCCCACATCGAGCACGGCGACCGCGTCCGACAGCTCTTTCGCGACCCGAACGTCACCGACGACTACGAGTTCGACCCGACGATCGATCCGGACCTGGCGGCCGCGCGGGAGTACGTCACCGACGAGTGGGCCGTCGACCCCGACGAGGTCGAGCGCGGCTTCGAGCGCATCGAGGAGAGCGTCACGCAGACCGGACTCGACCGCTGGACGTGA
- a CDS encoding HalOD1 output domain-containing protein → MTDSCPPSDEHCSPSQAVVDAVATAYDTSPIDFEPPLYDVIEPEALNSIVRSGSRELRVQFRYSGCSVVVTGAGRVDVSAPDEDPRSHEHTVPDE, encoded by the coding sequence ATGACCGACAGCTGTCCACCTTCTGATGAGCATTGCTCGCCGAGCCAGGCGGTCGTCGACGCCGTGGCGACCGCGTACGACACGTCGCCGATCGATTTCGAACCGCCGCTCTACGACGTGATCGAACCCGAAGCCCTCAATTCGATCGTTCGTTCCGGGTCGCGAGAGCTCCGCGTGCAGTTCCGGTACAGCGGTTGTTCCGTCGTCGTCACCGGGGCCGGTCGCGTCGACGTTTCGGCACCGGACGAGGATCCCCGCTCCCACGAGCACACAGTGCCCGACGAGTGA
- a CDS encoding LLM class oxidoreductase, with amino-acid sequence MADRHDHPGFRRMYDSDELTFGAIFPLESYEGTTPSMDRQVELAQRAEELGFDALWFRDVPLLDPSFGDAGQIYDPWVYLSHIAAHTDEIALATGAIVLPLRHPIHVAKAAASVTNLSDGRLVLGLASGDRPVEYQAFDTDPTARGERFRESVAALRRLWSEEFPEIDSSFGTMDGDVDLVPKPTTGQIPLLITGHARQEEDWIAENGDGWMYYMQSLDDQAATIERWRELTGNEFKPFGQSMYIDLAADPSEPPSRIHQGFRAGREWLIEYISQLDEIGVDHLLFNLKYNERPAGDVMDELATEVFPAIPD; translated from the coding sequence ATGGCTGATCGACACGATCATCCGGGATTCCGACGGATGTACGATTCGGACGAGCTTACGTTTGGCGCGATTTTTCCGCTCGAATCGTACGAGGGGACCACGCCGTCGATGGATCGACAAGTCGAACTCGCACAGCGAGCCGAGGAGTTAGGCTTCGATGCCCTCTGGTTCCGCGACGTTCCCTTGCTCGATCCCTCGTTCGGAGACGCAGGTCAGATCTACGACCCGTGGGTGTATCTGAGCCATATTGCAGCCCACACCGACGAGATCGCGCTAGCGACGGGTGCGATCGTCTTACCGCTGCGCCATCCGATTCACGTCGCGAAGGCGGCGGCATCCGTTACCAACCTGTCCGACGGACGACTCGTCCTCGGGCTCGCCAGCGGCGACCGCCCCGTCGAGTACCAGGCGTTCGATACGGACCCGACCGCACGGGGCGAACGGTTCCGGGAGAGCGTCGCCGCGCTCAGACGCCTCTGGTCCGAGGAGTTCCCGGAAATCGACTCCTCGTTCGGGACGATGGACGGCGATGTCGATCTCGTTCCGAAGCCGACGACCGGGCAGATTCCCCTGCTCATCACCGGCCATGCGCGACAGGAGGAGGACTGGATCGCCGAGAACGGCGACGGATGGATGTACTACATGCAGTCGCTCGACGACCAGGCCGCCACCATCGAACGGTGGCGCGAGTTGACCGGGAACGAGTTCAAACCGTTCGGACAGTCGATGTACATCGACCTCGCCGCCGACCCCTCGGAGCCGCCGTCCCGGATTCACCAGGGCTTTCGAGCGGGCCGCGAATGGCTCATCGAGTACATCAGCCAGCTTGACGAGATCGGGGTTGACCACCTGCTGTTCAATCTCAAGTACAACGAACGGCCCGCCGGAGATGTGATGGACGAACTGGCGACCGAAGTCTTCCCGGCGATTCCGGACTAG
- a CDS encoding ABC transporter permease produces MKLVDAQAIYGLWLRDTKRFLRTPSRIVGSLAMPLLFLVFMGFGFRGAAIPGLPEGVDYLQYLVPGIVGFTMLFGASFAGLSILADQEVGFLKEILVAPVSRTSIVLGRIAGGSTTALVQALLILLLSIPLGFEPVSLLSVPVAVVFLVLLAITFVGFGIALASQFSDSEGFGLIVQFVIFPLFFLSGALYPIEGLPSSVRYLAYVNPLTYGVDGLRAVLVGTSSFSVLLDLGALVASSVVMVTIGAALFERVEAV; encoded by the coding sequence GTGAAACTCGTCGACGCGCAGGCGATCTACGGGCTCTGGCTGCGCGATACGAAGCGGTTCCTCCGGACGCCGTCGCGGATCGTCGGCTCGCTGGCGATGCCGCTGCTGTTTCTCGTCTTCATGGGCTTCGGGTTCCGCGGAGCGGCGATCCCCGGTCTTCCGGAGGGCGTCGACTACCTCCAGTACCTCGTCCCAGGGATCGTCGGCTTCACGATGCTCTTCGGGGCGTCCTTCGCCGGACTCTCGATCCTCGCGGACCAGGAGGTCGGCTTCCTGAAGGAGATTCTCGTCGCACCGGTGAGTCGCACGTCGATCGTCCTCGGACGGATCGCCGGCGGCTCGACGACGGCGCTCGTCCAGGCGCTGCTCATCCTCCTGCTCTCGATTCCGCTGGGGTTCGAGCCCGTGAGCCTCCTCTCGGTGCCGGTCGCGGTCGTCTTTCTGGTCCTCCTCGCGATCACGTTCGTCGGCTTCGGCATCGCGCTGGCCTCCCAGTTCAGCGACAGCGAGGGGTTCGGCCTGATCGTCCAGTTCGTCATCTTCCCGCTGTTTTTCCTCTCCGGCGCGCTGTACCCGATCGAGGGACTGCCGAGTTCGGTCCGGTACTTGGCGTACGTGAATCCTCTGACCTACGGAGTCGACGGGCTGCGGGCGGTCCTCGTCGGTACGTCGTCGTTCTCCGTCCTGCTCGATCTCGGCGCTCTCGTCGCGTCGTCGGTGGTGATGGTCACGATCGGCGCGGCGCTGTTCGAACGCGTCGAGGCGGTCTGA
- a CDS encoding ABC transporter ATP-binding protein, protein MDAIHVDGLTKEFDGVTAVDDLSFTVERGELFGLLGPNGAGKSTLINMLVALLPPSSGTASVNGHDVRSEKGAVRSSLGIVFQEPALDEELTGAENLAFHSRLYGQARSDRADRIDEVLGLVGLSAVRDDPVGTYSGGMKRRLEIARGLLHEPAVLFLDEPTVGLDARTRRDTWEYIEQLNEAAGVSIVLTTHYIEEADRLCDRVAIVDDGDIVAIDAPAALKESLGGDVVALEFASDGAEAGTEGQSDVPSALLDRLDDRAWCRDYAVADGRSGVHVTVDDGDARIAALVRLADETGAGITSIDLREPTLENVFLELTDRDRAAAGAGRSRGLAALGGTRSGSTATGTESRADVHDDRSSAVSTEDRS, encoded by the coding sequence ATGGACGCGATTCACGTCGACGGCCTCACCAAGGAGTTCGACGGGGTCACCGCGGTCGACGACCTCTCGTTTACGGTCGAGCGCGGCGAGCTGTTCGGCCTGCTCGGCCCCAATGGCGCGGGCAAGTCGACCCTGATCAACATGCTGGTGGCGCTCCTCCCGCCGAGTTCGGGCACCGCGTCGGTCAACGGCCACGACGTCCGGTCCGAGAAGGGGGCGGTCCGCTCCAGTCTCGGCATCGTCTTCCAGGAACCCGCCCTCGACGAGGAGCTAACCGGCGCCGAGAACCTGGCCTTCCACTCCCGGCTGTACGGCCAGGCCCGGAGCGACCGCGCCGACCGCATCGACGAGGTCCTCGGGCTCGTCGGGCTGTCCGCGGTCCGCGACGACCCCGTCGGCACCTACTCCGGCGGCATGAAACGCCGCCTCGAGATCGCCCGCGGCCTGCTGCACGAACCGGCGGTCCTCTTCCTCGACGAACCGACCGTCGGCCTCGACGCGCGCACCAGGCGAGACACCTGGGAGTACATCGAGCAACTGAACGAGGCGGCCGGTGTCTCGATCGTCCTGACGACTCACTACATCGAGGAGGCCGATCGGCTCTGCGATCGCGTGGCAATCGTCGACGACGGCGACATCGTCGCAATCGACGCGCCGGCGGCGCTCAAGGAGTCACTGGGCGGCGACGTCGTTGCCCTCGAATTCGCGAGCGACGGGGCCGAGGCCGGGACCGAGGGGCAATCCGACGTCCCGTCCGCGCTGCTCGACCGCCTCGACGACCGGGCCTGGTGTCGCGACTACGCCGTCGCCGACGGCCGATCCGGCGTCCACGTCACGGTCGACGACGGCGACGCGCGGATCGCCGCCCTCGTCCGCCTGGCCGACGAGACGGGCGCGGGCATCACGTCGATCGACCTCCGCGAGCCGACCCTCGAGAACGTCTTCCTCGAATTGACCGACCGCGACCGCGCGGCCGCGGGCGCCGGTCGGAGCCGGGGCCTGGCTGCGCTCGGCGGGACCAGGTCGGGGTCGACCGCGACCGGAACCGAATCGAGAGCGGACGTGCACGACGACCGTTCGAGCGCGGTCTCCACGGAGGACCGCTCGTGA
- a CDS encoding TrmB family transcriptional regulator → MSRPEKTLEKADKPLQDIMGWGKYQAAAYRCLVAEGPLEAREIVVRTDIHQGRIYDVLDDLKNEGVVTEQDANPTIYDVQNPEKLIGERKEEFNNKATELIETLGTAYELNPRSRDQSTSSSWVLGGQSGTIRKLREMLEQAEESVYALEPDPRWYETSDLRILERLADSEVDVKPVIWNARQQEIKEFTSFNIPVWTHQDVDQTFYVIDQEHVVMEIDRGNTGIIFSDETMASVFTREFEEIFNDAEEFDAHA, encoded by the coding sequence ATGAGTCGTCCGGAGAAGACCCTCGAGAAAGCAGATAAACCGCTTCAAGATATAATGGGGTGGGGGAAGTATCAGGCAGCAGCCTACCGCTGTCTCGTTGCTGAGGGCCCGCTAGAAGCTCGGGAAATTGTTGTTAGAACAGATATTCACCAAGGACGAATATATGACGTTCTGGACGACCTCAAAAATGAAGGCGTTGTCACAGAACAAGATGCTAATCCAACAATATATGACGTCCAGAACCCGGAGAAGCTGATCGGAGAACGGAAGGAGGAGTTCAACAACAAAGCTACTGAACTGATTGAAACGCTCGGCACGGCATATGAGCTCAATCCACGGAGCAGAGATCAATCTACGAGCTCGTCTTGGGTCCTTGGTGGTCAGTCCGGAACTATTCGAAAACTCCGGGAAATGTTAGAACAAGCAGAAGAAAGCGTGTATGCTCTTGAGCCCGACCCTCGATGGTATGAGACGAGCGATCTTCGTATTTTGGAACGCCTTGCTGATAGTGAGGTCGATGTTAAGCCAGTCATATGGAATGCACGACAGCAGGAAATTAAAGAATTCACATCATTCAATATCCCTGTCTGGACTCATCAAGATGTAGATCAAACCTTCTACGTTATTGATCAGGAGCATGTTGTCATGGAAATTGACCGTGGGAACACAGGGATTATCTTTAGCGATGAAACGATGGCAAGTGTTTTCACGAGGGAGTTCGAAGAGATATTTAACGACGCAGAAGAGTTCGACGCCCATGCATAG
- a CDS encoding helix-turn-helix domain-containing protein translates to MREFAFTIEYDKGADPLMDVFIEYPDAHARTISCHMSPNGVWRVDRIAGPEEALERIDEIYTAPEHCNECIGSRHCHTNWEHEILESNPSRRTIYTYRPSASDCHSVLHLACIYLGEGIVPAAERRGNRYEWRILMRDDADASGLHEALNEELRDGLRVNFRQIGGPSYWAEEAISLAELPHEQREAIEAAVRSGYYETPRNASMADIAEVLDIPRSTLQYRLQRAESWIIGCFVSRSIADIGDEFSALPMVTEL, encoded by the coding sequence ATGCGCGAGTTCGCGTTTACGATCGAGTACGACAAGGGGGCGGATCCGCTTATGGACGTTTTCATCGAGTATCCGGACGCCCACGCACGGACGATCTCTTGTCATATGTCTCCGAACGGAGTGTGGCGAGTCGACAGGATTGCCGGTCCGGAGGAGGCCCTCGAGCGGATCGACGAGATCTATACGGCCCCGGAACACTGTAACGAGTGTATCGGCTCGCGCCACTGCCACACCAATTGGGAGCACGAAATCCTCGAATCGAACCCCTCCCGCCGGACGATCTACACCTACCGTCCGTCCGCGAGTGATTGCCATTCGGTGCTCCATCTCGCCTGCATCTATCTCGGTGAGGGCATCGTCCCCGCCGCGGAACGGCGCGGCAATCGCTACGAATGGAGAATACTGATGCGCGACGACGCGGACGCCAGCGGCCTGCACGAGGCGCTCAACGAAGAACTCAGGGACGGACTACGCGTGAACTTCCGCCAGATCGGCGGCCCGTCCTACTGGGCGGAAGAAGCGATTTCGCTCGCCGAACTTCCCCACGAACAGCGCGAAGCGATCGAGGCGGCCGTTCGGTCCGGATACTACGAGACGCCGCGGAACGCGTCGATGGCGGACATCGCCGAGGTGCTCGATATTCCCCGGTCGACGCTCCAGTATCGTCTCCAACGGGCCGAATCGTGGATTATCGGCTGCTTCGTCTCCCGGTCGATCGCCGACATCGGCGACGAGTTCTCTGCGCTCCCGATGGTCACCGAGTTATGA
- a CDS encoding GNAT family N-acetyltransferase → MEYDLLGWPPDGPKLRLDHERFSYAGKFVMTNTGKAVARTDDGEIVAAVAFNEDRTDADALWLRYVTVDRERRGEGIGPALLRRVRDRAIERGYDRLRIAVNNPFAYEALYRTGFAYTGETTGIAELVLEYPTPGSDPGDDRNRSARERYQAGLDEFRERDLSDEEAAFLESRRGSEPPERDPTGE, encoded by the coding sequence GTGGAGTACGACCTGCTTGGCTGGCCGCCGGACGGCCCGAAACTCCGGCTCGATCACGAGCGGTTCAGCTACGCCGGCAAGTTCGTCATGACGAACACGGGGAAGGCGGTGGCCCGGACCGACGACGGCGAGATCGTCGCGGCCGTCGCGTTCAACGAGGACCGCACCGACGCCGACGCGCTGTGGCTGCGCTACGTCACCGTCGACCGCGAGCGCCGCGGCGAGGGGATCGGGCCCGCGCTCCTCCGGCGGGTTCGGGACCGGGCGATCGAACGCGGCTACGACCGGCTCCGGATCGCCGTCAACAACCCGTTCGCCTACGAGGCGCTCTACCGGACCGGCTTCGCCTACACCGGCGAGACGACAGGTATCGCCGAACTCGTCCTCGAGTATCCAACACCGGGTTCGGACCCGGGCGACGACCGAAACCGATCCGCTCGCGAACGGTACCAGGCCGGCCTCGACGAGTTTCGCGAACGCGACCTCTCGGACGAGGAAGCGGCGTTCCTCGAGTCCCGTCGCGGGAGCGAACCGCCCGAGCGGGACCCGACCGGCGAGTGA
- a CDS encoding NAD(P)/FAD-dependent oxidoreductase: MHVVVLGAGYAGLTLTRLLERDLPDEVDLTLVDATPDHLVQHELHRVIRRPELAAAITIPLPAVLDRAAVRVARAEAVDLDERTVSLSSGSLSYDLAAVCLGARTAYYGIDGVREHATPLKRLVHANRIRRTALETFRTGGSNSSPRIVVVGAGLSGVQVAGELAALAREEGSAATITILERLERVAPNFPANFRRAVRAALEDQAVDVRTGATVVRADEAHVHLESGERVAYEQFVWTGGLRGADALSGERPPVDGDLRLDERTFALGDAVSVIDADGERVPASAQAAVREAQTVAENISRIAATETGTGSGGSVAAGEAGSDRSEPELATFSFESPGWAVSVGDDAVATLGERVLTGRPAKAVKTSVGIGYLSAVSGVEDAVGLAYREALPDRFRPDR; this comes from the coding sequence ATGCACGTCGTCGTTCTCGGAGCGGGGTACGCGGGACTGACCCTGACGCGGCTGCTCGAGCGGGACCTCCCCGACGAGGTCGACCTCACCCTGGTCGACGCCACCCCGGATCACCTGGTCCAGCACGAACTCCACCGCGTCATTCGACGGCCGGAACTCGCCGCGGCGATCACGATTCCGCTGCCGGCGGTGCTCGATCGAGCCGCCGTCCGCGTCGCCCGCGCCGAGGCCGTCGATCTCGACGAGCGCACGGTGTCCCTCTCGTCCGGCTCGCTCTCCTACGACCTGGCGGCGGTCTGTCTCGGCGCCCGGACGGCCTACTACGGCATCGACGGCGTTCGCGAGCACGCGACGCCGCTCAAGCGCCTGGTCCACGCGAATCGGATTCGGCGGACGGCGCTCGAAACGTTCCGTACCGGCGGCTCCAACTCCAGCCCTCGGATCGTCGTCGTCGGCGCCGGCCTCTCGGGTGTCCAGGTCGCGGGCGAACTCGCGGCGCTCGCCCGCGAGGAGGGCAGCGCCGCGACGATCACGATCCTCGAACGACTCGAGCGCGTCGCGCCGAACTTCCCGGCGAACTTCCGGCGAGCGGTTCGGGCCGCGCTGGAAGACCAGGCCGTCGACGTGCGGACCGGGGCGACCGTCGTGCGGGCCGACGAGGCGCACGTCCACCTCGAGTCCGGCGAGCGTGTCGCGTACGAGCAGTTCGTCTGGACCGGCGGCCTCCGCGGAGCCGACGCGCTGTCCGGGGAGCGACCCCCCGTGGACGGCGACCTCCGACTCGACGAGCGGACGTTCGCGCTGGGCGACGCCGTCAGCGTGATCGACGCCGACGGGGAGCGAGTCCCGGCGAGCGCCCAGGCCGCCGTCCGCGAGGCGCAGACGGTCGCCGAGAACATCTCTCGGATCGCGGCGACCGAGACCGGGACCGGTTCCGGTGGATCGGTCGCCGCCGGTGAAGCCGGGTCCGACCGATCCGAGCCCGAACTCGCGACGTTCTCGTTCGAGTCGCCAGGCTGGGCGGTCAGCGTCGGCGACGACGCGGTCGCGACGCTGGGCGAGCGCGTCCTCACCGGACGGCCGGCCAAGGCGGTGAAAACGAGCGTCGGGATCGGCTATCTCTCCGCCGTCAGCGGCGTCGAAGACGCGGTGGGGCTCGCGTACCGTGAGGCCCTTCCGGACCGGTTTCGGCCCGATCGGTGA
- a CDS encoding type II toxin-antitoxin system antitoxin SocA domain-containing protein, translating to MHRKLLPLALMYADGGEPIEGRTRLQKMIFLMQQRFQEIDDNPLKSSNYDFIAYDYGPFSKEVYDDLDFLAEEDMIDDQEEQIGRDKTKYDYRIQQAGEEFVEQQLSQDEARRILALAEEIKQEYNDKQLSDLIEEVYSRYPKYAENSIY from the coding sequence ATGCATAGGAAATTGCTCCCTCTCGCGCTGATGTACGCTGATGGTGGAGAGCCAATTGAGGGACGAACTCGTTTGCAGAAAATGATCTTTCTGATGCAGCAGCGCTTCCAGGAGATTGATGACAATCCATTAAAGTCTAGTAATTATGACTTTATTGCATACGATTATGGGCCTTTCTCGAAAGAAGTCTATGATGATCTTGATTTTCTTGCAGAAGAAGATATGATAGATGACCAGGAAGAACAGATCGGTCGCGATAAAACGAAATACGATTATAGAATTCAACAAGCGGGTGAGGAGTTTGTTGAACAGCAGCTATCTCAGGATGAGGCCCGACGTATTTTGGCACTCGCAGAAGAAATCAAACAGGAATATAACGATAAGCAACTTTCTGATCTTATTGAAGAAGTGTATTCTCGGTACCCAAAGTACGCTGAAAACAGCATCTACTGA
- the mvaD gene encoding phosphomevalonate decarboxylase MvaD produces MKATAMAHPIQGLVKYHGMRDEIERLPYHDSISVCTAPSHTRTTVEFSMDYEEDTFVVDGEELDGRAYERVEAVVEKARSLSDAAHTVYPVRLESENSFPSNVGLGSSSSGFAAAAMALAEAAEIDASKQVISTIARVGSASAARAVTGAFSQLHTGLNDEDCRSRRIPSDLHEDLKIVVGLVPYHKETEDAHREAADSHMFQARNAHIHGQIAEMRDALRENDFDRAFELAEHDSLSLAATTMTGPEGWIYWQPATLAIFNRVRELREEEDIPVYFSTDTGASVYVNTTEEHVDEVEEAVADCGVSTTVWDVGGPAKLLDEDKHLF; encoded by the coding sequence ATGAAAGCCACGGCGATGGCCCACCCCATTCAGGGGTTAGTCAAGTATCACGGGATGCGCGACGAGATCGAGCGACTCCCCTATCACGATAGTATCAGCGTCTGCACCGCGCCGAGCCACACTCGGACGACCGTCGAGTTCTCGATGGACTACGAGGAGGACACGTTCGTCGTCGACGGCGAGGAACTCGACGGACGCGCGTACGAACGGGTCGAGGCCGTCGTCGAGAAGGCTCGCTCGCTGTCCGACGCCGCCCACACCGTCTACCCCGTCCGCCTCGAGAGCGAGAACAGTTTCCCCTCTAACGTCGGACTCGGCTCGTCCTCGTCCGGCTTCGCGGCCGCCGCGATGGCCTTGGCAGAGGCGGCCGAAATCGACGCCTCCAAGCAGGTGATCTCCACGATCGCCCGCGTCGGCTCCGCCTCCGCCGCGCGCGCGGTCACCGGTGCCTTCTCGCAGCTCCACACCGGCCTCAACGACGAGGACTGTCGCTCCCGGCGCATCCCGTCGGACCTCCACGAGGACCTCAAAATCGTCGTCGGCCTGGTCCCCTACCACAAGGAGACCGAGGACGCCCACCGCGAGGCCGCCGACAGCCACATGTTCCAGGCTCGAAACGCTCACATTCACGGCCAGATCGCCGAGATGCGCGACGCCCTCCGCGAGAACGACTTCGATCGCGCGTTCGAACTCGCCGAACACGATTCGCTCTCGCTCGCGGCGACGACGATGACCGGTCCCGAGGGGTGGATCTACTGGCAGCCGGCCACCCTGGCGATCTTCAACCGCGTGCGCGAACTCCGCGAGGAGGAGGACATCCCCGTTTACTTCTCGACCGACACCGGCGCCAGCGTCTACGTCAACACCACCGAGGAACACGTCGACGAGGTCGAGGAGGCCGTCGCCGACTGCGGCGTCTCCACGACCGTCTGGGACGTCGGCGGACCCGCGAAGCTGCTCGACGAGGACAAGCACCTGTTCTGA